One window from the genome of Xenorhabdus bovienii SS-2004 encodes:
- a CDS encoding IS1 family transposase (programmed frameshift): MALVEVKCRFCGQTTSVKKHGKGEGGHQRYYCQSCRRTFQLEYTYRACHSGMKEQIVKLAMNNAGIRDTARALHVSINAVVRTLKNGAPRCVTTLPLDTPELQLICEVDEMGSFISNKKRQRWLWYAWEPRLKRIVAHAFGARSKQTLRTLLEKLSAFDVAFWCTDNFGAYDILADEKHITGKLYTQRIERENLNLRNRLKRLNRKTLGYSKSVEMHDKIIGTFIEREFYY, encoded by the exons ATGGCATTAGTTGAAGTGAAGTGTCGGTTTTGTGGCCAAACCACGTCTGTTAAAAAACACGGTAAAGGAGAAGGTGGGCATCAACGATATTATTGCCAGTCCTGTCGTAGAACCTTCCAGCTCGAATACACTTACCGGGCTTGCCATTCGGGTATGAAAGAGCAAATCGTCAAGCTTGCCATGAATAACGCCGGTATTCGTGATACGGCACGGGCACTTCATGTCAGCATTAACGCTGTTGTACGCACTTTAAAAAACG GCGCGCCGCGATGTGTAACCACGCTGCCGCTGGATACCCCTGAGCTTCAGCTTATCTGTGAAGTCGATGAAATGGGGTCATTCATCAGTAACAAAAAACGGCAACGCTGGCTGTGGTACGCGTGGGAGCCTCGCTTGAAACGTATTGTCGCTCACGCTTTTGGCGCTCGTAGCAAACAGACACTCAGGACGTTGCTGGAAAAGTTATCCGCTTTTGATGTGGCATTCTGGTGCACCGATAATTTCGGGGCATATGACATATTGGCTGATGAGAAACATATCACCGGTAAACTTTATACTCAACGTATTGAACGAGAAAATCTGAACCTGCGTAACAGGCTAAAGCGACTCAATCGCAAGACGCTGGGTTATTCTAAGTCAGTTGAAATGCATGACAAGATCATTGGCACATTCATCGAACGTGAGTTCTATTATTGA
- a CDS encoding Lar family restriction alleviation protein yields MENELKPCPFCGSDNVGTERHYGFADKDYEEWVNCYNCDASGSHTCWFDDVGVADSEAIKLWNRRMENTQPQRK; encoded by the coding sequence ATGGAAAATGAACTTAAACCGTGTCCGTTTTGTGGTAGTGATAATGTAGGAACTGAACGCCATTATGGCTTTGCTGATAAAGATTACGAAGAGTGGGTAAATTGCTATAACTGTGATGCTTCGGGTTCTCATACATGTTGGTTTGATGATGTCGGTGTCGCCGACTCTGAGGCAATTAAGTTATGGAATCGGAGAATGGAAAATACTCAACCCCAGCGCAAATGA
- a CDS encoding IS630 family transposase, translated as MERISDDEQTGRPIVYLDESGFAQSMPRKQGYSEKGLRCFGTHDWHVKGRINVIGAILENTFVTLSLFTENINADVFYAWMTQDLLPKLPHGAVIVMDNAPFHKRNDTTQAIADSRCQLEWLPAYSPDLNPIEHKWGGAKAIRRQKRCSVDELFTEHIE; from the coding sequence ATCGAGCGTATCAGCGATGATGAACAGACTGGCAGACCCATTGTTTATTTGGATGAAAGTGGTTTTGCTCAATCGATGCCACGTAAACAAGGATATTCGGAAAAAGGGTTACGCTGTTTTGGTACGCATGACTGGCACGTAAAAGGCCGTATCAACGTCATTGGCGCCATTCTCGAAAATACCTTCGTCACCTTAAGCTTATTTACCGAGAATATTAATGCCGATGTTTTTTATGCGTGGATGACGCAAGATTTGCTGCCAAAGCTTCCACACGGAGCAGTGATAGTGATGGATAATGCGCCTTTCCATAAACGGAATGACACGACACAAGCGATAGCAGACAGCAGATGTCAACTGGAATGGCTTCCCGCTTATAGTCCGGATTTAAACCCTATAGAACACAAATGGGGCGGAGCAAAAGCGATAAGGAGGCAAAAAAGATGTTCAGTTGATGAGTTGTTTACGGAGCATATTGAATAG
- a CDS encoding IS630 transposase-related protein encodes MGYSLDFRKRVLAYKDKHSLTFEQTSAHFEISMRTLFRWCNKIEPCMTRDKPATKIPDEVLIADVQNFSDDYQWERAKRLGVSQSAIHYALKRLRITQKKNAPTPSR; translated from the coding sequence ATGGGCTACAGCTTAGATTTTCGAAAGCGAGTACTGGCATACAAAGACAAGCATTCGTTGACTTTCGAACAAACGAGTGCCCATTTTGAGATTTCCATGCGTACCTTGTTCCGGTGGTGCAATAAAATAGAACCTTGCATGACCCGCGATAAACCCGCCACGAAAATCCCTGATGAGGTACTCATTGCGGATGTCCAAAATTTTTCTGATGACTATCAATGGGAAAGAGCAAAACGTTTAGGTGTCTCACAATCGGCTATTCATTACGCCTTGAAACGGCTTCGGATCACCCAGAAAAAAAACGCTCCAACCCCCTCGCGCTGA
- the lysS gene encoding lysine--tRNA ligase yields MSQQQQGAEQAPDLNNELKTRREKLVALRGNGIAFPNDFRRENISEDLHAKYDDKTQEELEALNIEVTVAGRMMTRRIMGKASFATLQDMGGRIQVYVSRDDLPEGIYNEQFKKWDLGDILGARGKLFKTKTGELSIHCTELRLLTKALRPLPDKFHGLADQEMRYRQRYLDLISNDESRKTFQIRSRIMAALRNFMVKKDFMEVETPMMQAIPGGASARPFTTHHNALDIDMYLRIAPELYLKRLVVGGFERVFEINRNFRNEGISPRHNPEFTMMELYMAYADYQDLIVLTEELFRTLTQEVLGTTLVKYGEQEFDFGKPFTKMSMKEAICKYRPETNIADLDDMDKAVAIAKSLGIDIEKSWGLGRIQCEIFEETAESHLIQPTFITEYPAEVSPLARRNDDNPFITDRFEFFIGGREIGNGFSELNDAEDQAERFAEQVRHKDEGDDEAMFYDDDYVTALEHGLPPTAGLGIGIDRMVMLFTDSHTIRDVILFPAMRPNK; encoded by the coding sequence ATGTCACAACAGCAGCAGGGAGCTGAACAGGCTCCTGATTTAAATAATGAACTGAAAACTCGCCGTGAAAAACTGGTTGCACTGCGCGGCAACGGTATCGCATTCCCAAATGATTTTCGTCGTGAAAACATTTCTGAAGATCTGCATGCAAAATATGATGACAAGACTCAGGAAGAACTGGAAGCGCTGAACATTGAAGTGACCGTAGCAGGCCGTATGATGACTCGTCGTATCATGGGCAAGGCATCCTTTGCGACCTTGCAGGACATGGGAGGACGTATTCAGGTTTACGTTTCCCGTGATGACCTGCCGGAAGGCATTTATAATGAACAGTTCAAAAAATGGGATTTGGGTGACATTTTAGGCGCTCGCGGTAAATTGTTTAAAACCAAAACGGGTGAACTTTCCATTCACTGTACTGAACTGCGCTTGCTGACCAAAGCACTGCGTCCGCTGCCGGATAAATTCCACGGCTTGGCGGATCAGGAAATGCGCTACCGTCAGCGTTATTTGGATCTGATCTCGAATGACGAATCACGCAAGACATTCCAGATCCGTTCCCGCATCATGGCTGCATTGCGTAACTTCATGGTCAAAAAAGACTTCATGGAAGTTGAAACTCCAATGATGCAGGCGATCCCTGGCGGAGCGAGTGCGCGCCCATTTACTACGCACCACAACGCGCTGGACATCGATATGTACCTGCGCATTGCACCGGAACTGTATCTGAAACGTCTGGTAGTGGGTGGTTTTGAGCGCGTTTTCGAAATCAACCGGAACTTCCGTAACGAAGGTATTTCTCCGCGTCATAACCCAGAGTTCACCATGATGGAACTCTACATGGCTTATGCGGATTACCAAGATCTGATCGTACTGACCGAAGAACTGTTCCGTACTCTGACTCAGGAAGTGCTGGGTACTACGTTGGTTAAATACGGTGAACAAGAATTCGATTTCGGTAAGCCTTTCACCAAAATGTCCATGAAAGAAGCGATCTGCAAATATCGCCCGGAAACCAATATCGCGGATCTGGATGATATGGATAAAGCTGTCGCTATCGCGAAGTCTCTTGGTATTGATATTGAAAAAAGTTGGGGCTTGGGTCGTATTCAGTGTGAAATATTTGAAGAAACTGCTGAAAGCCACCTGATTCAACCGACTTTCATTACTGAATACCCAGCAGAAGTTTCTCCGCTGGCACGCCGTAATGATGATAACCCATTCATTACAGACCGTTTTGAATTCTTTATCGGTGGCCGTGAAATTGGTAACGGCTTCTCCGAACTGAACGATGCAGAAGATCAGGCAGAACGTTTTGCAGAGCAAGTTCGTCATAAAGATGAAGGTGACGACGAAGCGATGTTCTATGATGATGACTACGTTACTGCACTGGAACACGGTTTACCACCAACAGCAGGTTTGGGGATTGGTATCGACCGTATGGTTATGCTGTTCACGGATAGCCATACCATCCGTGACGTGATCCTGTTCCCAGCAATGCGCCCGAATAAATAA
- the prfB gene encoding peptide chain release factor 2 (programmed frameshift) has product MFEINPVKSHIQDLSERTDVLRGYLDYDAKKERLEEVNAELEQPDVWNEPERAQALGKERSSLENIVETIEQLDQGLEDVNGLLELAVEADDEETFNEAVAELEQLEEKLGQLEFRRMFSGQYDSANCYLDLQAGSGGTEAQDWASMLMRMFLRWAESKGFKTEIIEESDGDVAGLKSATIKIIGEYAYGWLRTETGVHRLVRKSPFDSGGRRHTSFSSAFIYPEVDDDIDIEINPADLRIDVYRASGAGGQHVNKTESAVRITHIPTGLVTQCQNDRSQHKNKDQAMKQLKAKLYELEMQKKNADKQAMEENKSDIGWGSQIRSYVLDDSRIKDLRTGVETRNTQSVLDGDLDKFIEASLKAGL; this is encoded by the exons ATGTTTGAAATTAACCCGGTAAAAAGCCACATTCAGGACTTGTCTGAACGGACAGACGTTCTGAGGGGGTATCTT GACTATGATGCCAAGAAAGAACGTTTAGAAGAAGTCAATGCTGAACTGGAACAGCCTGATGTCTGGAATGAACCGGAACGGGCACAGGCATTAGGTAAAGAGCGTTCATCACTGGAAAACATCGTAGAAACGATTGAACAGCTTGATCAGGGTCTGGAAGATGTGAACGGCCTGCTGGAACTGGCTGTAGAAGCTGATGATGAAGAGACTTTCAATGAAGCCGTAGCTGAGTTGGAACAGTTGGAAGAAAAACTCGGTCAGCTTGAATTTCGCCGCATGTTCTCAGGTCAATATGACAGCGCAAACTGCTATCTGGATTTACAGGCTGGCTCTGGTGGTACAGAAGCACAAGACTGGGCCAGTATGCTGATGCGTATGTTTCTGCGCTGGGCTGAGTCCAAAGGTTTCAAAACTGAAATTATCGAAGAGTCTGATGGTGACGTTGCTGGTTTGAAATCTGCAACCATTAAAATCATCGGTGAATATGCTTACGGTTGGTTGCGTACAGAAACTGGCGTGCATCGTTTGGTACGTAAAAGTCCGTTTGACTCAGGTGGGCGTCGTCATACCTCATTCAGCTCTGCCTTTATTTACCCAGAAGTGGATGATGACATTGATATTGAAATCAACCCGGCCGATTTGCGTATTGATGTATACCGTGCTTCCGGTGCGGGTGGTCAGCACGTCAACAAAACCGAGTCTGCGGTGCGTATCACCCACATACCGACTGGCCTTGTAACCCAGTGTCAGAATGATCGTTCTCAGCATAAAAACAAAGACCAGGCGATGAAACAGTTGAAAGCCAAACTGTATGAACTGGAAATGCAGAAGAAGAATGCTGATAAACAGGCGATGGAAGAAAACAAATCGGATATCGGTTGGGGCAGTCAGATCCGCTCTTACGTTTTGGATGATTCCCGCATTAAAGATTTGCGTACTGGCGTTGAAACTCGCAATACGCAGTCTGTGCTGGATGGGGATTTGGACAAATTCATTGAAGCCAGCTTAAAAGCCGGCCTATGA
- the recJ gene encoding single-stranded-DNA-specific exonuclease RecJ, whose product MNIETQLRRRPVADDSHLPNSIHPLLRRLYAMRGIRQADELERGAKGLLNYQSLNGIEQAVSLLITALYDHSRIVIVGDFDTDGATSTALCIRALRAMGYRNLDYLVPNRFEDGYGLSVQIVNEVVKKGADLIITVDNGISSHEGVAAAHQHSIKVLVTDHHLPGETLPAADAIINPNLHDCTFPSKALAGVGVAFYLMSALRAELRRIAWFEQQGIPLPNLAELLDLVALGIVADVVPLDTNNRIFVYQGLNRIRAGRCCVGIRALLEISKRESTKLAASDLGFSLGPRLNAAGRLDDMSVGVALLLTDDMVQARQIACELDGLNQTRREIEQGMQQEALQICDQFERTCTQLPYGLVIYHPEWHQGVVGILASRIKERFHRPVIAFAPAGDGTLKGSGRSVNGLHMRDALERLDTRHPGLILKFGGHAMAAGLSIEQDKFDLFQRHFSALMADWLDISQLGGVVWSDGELALGELSLEIAEILREGGPWGQAFAEPIFDGKFKLLQQRIVGEKHLKVMLEPLNGGPMLDGIAFNIDTHRWPDNSVKTVELAYKLDINEFRGNRDVQLLIQHIWPY is encoded by the coding sequence GTGAATATAGAAACACAACTCCGCCGCCGCCCGGTGGCGGATGACAGTCATCTTCCCAATAGTATTCATCCATTATTGCGTCGTTTATACGCTATGCGGGGTATTCGTCAGGCGGATGAACTGGAACGTGGAGCCAAAGGGCTACTCAATTATCAATCTCTCAATGGCATTGAACAGGCTGTTTCCTTATTGATAACAGCATTGTACGACCATTCGCGCATTGTTATTGTCGGTGATTTCGATACGGATGGGGCAACCAGTACAGCATTGTGTATCCGTGCCTTGCGGGCGATGGGCTATCGCAATCTAGATTATCTTGTGCCAAATCGTTTTGAAGACGGTTATGGTTTAAGTGTTCAGATTGTTAATGAGGTCGTTAAAAAAGGCGCTGATCTGATCATTACTGTGGATAATGGCATCTCTTCCCACGAAGGGGTGGCAGCAGCACATCAGCATAGCATCAAAGTGCTTGTCACCGACCATCACTTACCCGGAGAGACATTGCCTGCCGCAGATGCCATTATCAACCCTAACCTGCATGACTGTACTTTCCCCTCGAAAGCGCTGGCTGGCGTGGGGGTGGCATTTTATCTGATGTCGGCACTCAGGGCGGAATTACGCAGAATAGCGTGGTTTGAGCAGCAGGGTATTCCGCTGCCTAATCTGGCGGAACTGCTTGATCTGGTGGCACTCGGAATTGTGGCAGACGTGGTTCCTCTTGATACCAATAACCGTATTTTTGTGTATCAAGGATTGAACCGCATTCGTGCTGGTCGCTGTTGCGTGGGAATTCGGGCGCTGCTTGAAATTTCCAAACGGGAATCAACCAAACTGGCTGCCAGTGATTTGGGGTTTTCGCTTGGGCCACGATTGAATGCAGCCGGGCGGCTGGATGATATGTCCGTTGGCGTGGCTTTACTGTTGACGGATGATATGGTGCAAGCTCGTCAGATAGCCTGTGAACTTGATGGACTGAACCAAACCCGCCGTGAAATTGAGCAGGGGATGCAGCAGGAAGCTTTGCAGATTTGCGATCAATTCGAACGTACCTGTACTCAGTTACCTTACGGATTGGTCATTTATCATCCAGAGTGGCATCAGGGCGTAGTGGGTATTCTGGCCTCGCGTATTAAAGAACGTTTTCACCGTCCGGTTATTGCTTTTGCTCCGGCAGGCGATGGAACATTAAAAGGTTCAGGCCGTTCAGTAAATGGATTGCACATGCGTGATGCGCTTGAGCGCCTCGATACCCGGCATCCGGGTCTGATATTGAAATTTGGCGGCCATGCTATGGCTGCGGGCTTGTCAATTGAACAGGATAAATTTGATCTGTTTCAGCGCCATTTCTCTGCGTTAATGGCAGATTGGCTGGATATCTCCCAGCTTGGAGGGGTAGTCTGGAGTGATGGCGAACTGGCCTTAGGGGAGTTATCGCTGGAAATTGCGGAAATTCTGCGAGAAGGTGGCCCGTGGGGACAGGCATTTGCCGAACCGATATTTGATGGTAAATTCAAACTGCTGCAACAGCGGATTGTTGGCGAAAAACATCTGAAAGTCATGCTTGAACCATTAAACGGTGGGCCGATGTTGGATGGCATTGCGTTTAATATCGATACTCATCGTTGGCCGGATAACAGCGTCAAAACAGTGGAATTAGCCTATAAACTGGATATCAACGAATTTCGCGGTAATCGCGATGTCCAACTTTTGATCCAGCACATCTGGCCTTACTGA
- the dsbC gene encoding bifunctional protein-disulfide isomerase/oxidoreductase DsbC — protein MKKLAFCFSLLLTAFAGNVFANDSAVNNSLVKMGLKAESIKPSQLAGVSTVLTDQGIIHISNDGKYLFKGQVYDISGKIPKNVTNQVLVKKLDALKNQMIVYKAPKEKYVVTVFTDITCGYCRKLHEEMKEYNDLGITIRYLAFPRHSLQHQSAKDMQSIWCSATPNKALDAAFKGDNISPIKSCKNDIAKQYQLGLQFGVQGTPAIVLQDGSVLGGFVPPKALKEDLEQQSE, from the coding sequence ATGAAAAAATTAGCATTTTGTTTTTCCTTATTATTGACGGCCTTTGCCGGCAATGTATTTGCTAATGACAGTGCGGTTAATAACTCATTGGTAAAAATGGGACTTAAAGCCGAAAGTATCAAGCCATCACAACTGGCTGGCGTGAGCACGGTTTTGACAGATCAGGGTATTATCCATATCTCCAACGATGGTAAGTATTTGTTCAAAGGCCAGGTTTACGATATTAGTGGCAAAATACCAAAGAATGTCACCAATCAGGTTCTGGTGAAAAAACTGGATGCTTTGAAAAATCAAATGATTGTTTACAAAGCACCGAAAGAGAAATATGTCGTGACTGTTTTTACTGATATTACCTGTGGTTATTGCCGCAAGTTGCATGAGGAAATGAAAGAGTATAACGATTTGGGTATCACCATCCGTTATTTGGCATTTCCTCGCCATAGTCTGCAACATCAGTCAGCCAAAGATATGCAATCCATCTGGTGCAGTGCGACACCGAATAAAGCGCTGGATGCCGCTTTCAAAGGGGATAACATTTCTCCGATCAAAAGCTGTAAAAATGATATCGCGAAACAATACCAGTTAGGCTTGCAGTTTGGTGTTCAGGGAACACCTGCGATTGTACTTCAGGATGGCAGTGTGCTTGGTGGTTTTGTGCCGCCAAAAGCGCTGAAAGAAGATTTGGAACAACAGAGTGAATAA
- the xerD gene encoding site-specific tyrosine recombinase XerD, whose protein sequence is MIEQFLDTIWLEKDLAENTLSSYRLDLQALNNWLVYSGHDLLSVESIELQLFLAERVDSGYKASSSARLLSAMRRLFQYLYREKMRLDDPTALLSAPKLPKRLPKDLSEKQVGDLLNTPLTDQPIELRDKAMLEVLYACGLRVSELVGLTLSDMSLRQGVVRVVGKGNKERLVPLGEEALYWLEKYLEYGRPWLLNGSASDVFFPSKRGTQMTRQTFWHRIKHYAVLSGIDTERLSPHVLRHAFATHLLNHGADLRVVQMLLGHSDLSTTQIYTYVATERLKMLHQQHHPRG, encoded by the coding sequence CTGATTGAGCAATTTCTGGATACCATCTGGCTGGAAAAGGATCTGGCTGAAAATACGCTATCTTCTTACCGGTTGGATTTACAAGCCTTGAATAATTGGCTGGTATATAGTGGTCACGATTTACTTTCTGTGGAATCTATTGAGCTACAATTATTTTTGGCTGAACGGGTAGATAGCGGTTATAAAGCCAGTAGTTCGGCCCGCTTGCTGAGTGCAATGCGGCGGTTGTTTCAGTATCTTTATCGTGAAAAAATGCGTTTGGATGATCCAACAGCACTTTTATCTGCCCCTAAGTTGCCTAAACGCTTACCCAAAGACTTAAGTGAAAAACAAGTTGGGGATTTGCTGAATACTCCCCTGACTGACCAACCGATTGAATTGCGGGATAAAGCAATGCTTGAAGTACTTTACGCCTGTGGATTGCGGGTATCTGAATTGGTTGGACTGACATTGTCGGATATGAGCTTACGTCAAGGTGTGGTTAGAGTCGTGGGTAAGGGAAACAAGGAAAGATTGGTTCCTTTGGGAGAAGAAGCACTTTACTGGCTGGAGAAATACCTAGAGTATGGGCGTCCGTGGTTATTAAATGGCTCGGCATCTGACGTTTTCTTCCCCAGCAAAAGGGGAACGCAGATGACCCGCCAGACTTTCTGGCATCGGATCAAACATTATGCCGTATTGTCTGGCATTGATACCGAACGTTTATCACCTCATGTTTTGCGTCATGCTTTTGCAACGCATTTACTCAACCATGGTGCAGATTTACGCGTTGTACAGATGTTGCTGGGGCATAGTGATCTCTCCACAACTCAAATTTATACCTATGTAGCGACTGAACGTCTTAAAATGCTGCATCAACAACATCATCCTCGTGGATAA
- the fldB gene encoding flavodoxin FldB translates to MKIGLFYGSSTCYTEMVAEKIRDILGEDLIDLHNVKDCDPKLMEDYSVLILGIPTWDFGELQEDWLAIWDQLPSLDLSGKIVAMYGMGDQIDYSEWFLDSLGMLYHHLLPAGAQFVGFWPTEGYEFTSPKPLTEDGKQFVGLALDDVNQFEQTDERLSEWCMQILAEMEALF, encoded by the coding sequence ATGAAAATTGGTCTCTTTTACGGCTCCAGTACATGCTATACAGAAATGGTAGCAGAAAAAATACGCGATATACTCGGTGAAGATCTGATCGATCTGCATAATGTCAAAGATTGTGATCCCAAATTGATGGAAGATTATTCTGTCCTGATTCTCGGCATTCCTACTTGGGATTTCGGTGAATTACAGGAAGATTGGCTGGCTATCTGGGATCAGCTTCCATCATTGGATCTGTCGGGAAAAATCGTTGCCATGTATGGCATGGGAGATCAGATCGACTACAGTGAATGGTTTCTGGATTCGTTGGGAATGTTGTATCACCATTTGCTGCCTGCGGGTGCGCAGTTTGTTGGTTTTTGGCCAACAGAAGGTTATGAATTCACCAGCCCCAAACCACTGACCGAAGATGGCAAACAATTTGTCGGCCTGGCTCTGGATGATGTAAACCAGTTCGAGCAAACTGATGAACGTTTGAGCGAATGGTGTATGCAGATACTGGCAGAAATGGAAGCGCTGTTTTAA
- a CDS encoding protein YgfX, with the protein MALWHCELKVSRHSRLFSSGVHGAIMLAALLAPWPSNGFYLWLPLFVIIMVSWVWSQTNIRRCQGRLVLFSGQKMHWQKAAWKLTRPPWLSRYGMVITLHAFDKTESIRQRSLIRLWVASDSVPPKMWRHLNQLMRQYPDIA; encoded by the coding sequence GTGGCCCTGTGGCACTGTGAACTGAAGGTATCCCGTCATAGCCGCCTGTTTTCTTCAGGTGTGCATGGTGCAATTATGCTTGCCGCGTTATTGGCTCCGTGGCCTTCCAATGGTTTTTATCTCTGGCTTCCATTGTTTGTCATCATTATGGTGAGCTGGGTGTGGAGTCAGACAAACATTAGGCGGTGTCAGGGAAGGCTGGTATTGTTCAGTGGCCAGAAAATGCATTGGCAAAAAGCGGCGTGGAAACTCACTAGGCCACCGTGGTTAAGCCGCTATGGTATGGTGATCACACTTCACGCCTTTGACAAAACAGAAAGTATCCGCCAACGGTCGTTAATTCGGTTATGGGTGGCATCAGACAGTGTGCCACCAAAGATGTGGCGTCATTTGAACCAGCTTATGCGTCAGTATCCTGATATAGCGTGA
- the sdhE gene encoding FAD assembly factor SdhE, translating into MDIDNKARIHWACRRGMRELDISIMPFFEYEYDSLNDDDKQLFVRLLECADPDLFNWLMNHGRPEDDELFRMVQLIQSRNQARGPVAL; encoded by the coding sequence ATGGATATTGACAATAAAGCGCGTATTCACTGGGCATGTCGTCGTGGAATGCGTGAACTGGATATTTCTATCATGCCATTTTTTGAATATGAATATGACTCATTGAATGATGATGATAAGCAGCTTTTCGTCCGTTTGCTGGAGTGTGCAGATCCTGATCTTTTTAACTGGCTCATGAATCATGGTCGTCCAGAAGATGATGAGCTATTCCGCATGGTGCAATTGATTCAGAGCAGAAACCAAGCCCGTGGCCCTGTGGCACTGTGA
- the ygfZ gene encoding tRNA-modifying protein YgfZ, with product MADQILFSAQLPSPSATLSLALISLNDWGMISVTGADAEKYLQGQVTSDIASLNQKHVLSAHCDAKGKMWSNLRLFHRGEGFAYIERRTVLDSQLTELKKYAVFSKVTFAKDEESILLGVAGAGSRNALAEMFPTLPDAETTVIQHETTTLLHFAFPAERFLLVTDQATAAQLTETLVGKLQAQLNDSQQWLALEIEAGFPVIDSASSAQFIPQATNIQVLEGSISFKKGCYTGQEMVARAKYRGANKRAMYWLAGTASSLPVAGDDLEWQLGDKWRRTGSVLTAVRLADGSIWVQVVMNNDMAADSIFRIREDEGSSLTIQSLPYSFDEEK from the coding sequence ATGGCTGACCAAATTCTATTTTCTGCACAACTCCCATCTCCTTCAGCAACACTTTCCCTGGCTTTAATTTCTCTTAATGATTGGGGGATGATTAGCGTAACAGGCGCAGATGCGGAAAAGTATCTGCAAGGCCAAGTCACATCAGATATCGCCTCTCTCAACCAAAAACATGTGTTGAGCGCACATTGTGACGCCAAAGGAAAGATGTGGAGTAACCTGCGGCTGTTTCACCGTGGCGAAGGTTTTGCCTATATTGAACGTCGCACAGTATTGGATTCCCAGCTGACTGAATTGAAAAAATACGCTGTGTTTTCCAAAGTGACCTTTGCTAAAGATGAAGAAAGCATCCTGCTTGGTGTAGCCGGAGCAGGAAGCAGGAACGCACTGGCAGAAATGTTTCCCACCCTGCCCGATGCCGAAACAACCGTTATTCAACACGAAACAACCACCCTTCTCCACTTCGCTTTCCCCGCAGAACGTTTTCTTTTAGTCACCGATCAGGCTACCGCAGCCCAGTTAACGGAAACATTAGTAGGGAAGCTTCAGGCGCAATTGAACGATAGTCAGCAGTGGTTGGCACTAGAGATTGAAGCAGGCTTCCCAGTCATTGACTCAGCCAGCAGCGCCCAGTTCATTCCACAAGCGACGAATATTCAGGTTCTTGAGGGCAGTATCAGCTTTAAGAAAGGCTGTTATACCGGTCAGGAGATGGTGGCTCGTGCCAAATACCGCGGTGCTAATAAGCGGGCAATGTACTGGCTGGCTGGCACCGCGTCTTCTCTTCCCGTTGCCGGAGACGATCTGGAGTGGCAACTGGGTGATAAATGGCGCAGAACAGGCTCAGTTCTGACAGCGGTCAGACTCGCTGATGGTTCAATCTGGGTGCAAGTTGTCATGAACAATGATATGGCTGCTGACAGTATTTTCCGTATCCGTGAAGATGAAGGAAGTTCTCTTACCATTCAATCGCTTCCTTATTCATTCGATGAAGAAAAATAA